One segment of Desmodus rotundus isolate HL8 chromosome 6, HLdesRot8A.1, whole genome shotgun sequence DNA contains the following:
- the RAE1 gene encoding mRNA export factor RAE1 yields MSLFGTTSGFGTSGTSMFGSTTTDNHNPMKDIEVTSSPDDSIGCLSFSPPTLPGNFLIAGSWANDVRCWEVQDSGQTIPKAQQMHTGPVLAVCWSDDGSKVFTASCDKTAKMWDLNSNQAIQIAQHDAPVKTIHWIKAPNYSCVMTGSWDKTLKFWDTRSSNPMMVLQLPERCYCADMIYPMAVVATAERGLIVYQLENQPSEFRRIESPLKHQHRCVAVFKDKQNKPTGFALGSIEGRVAIHYINPPNPAKDNFTFKCHRSNGTNTSAPQDIYAVNGIAFHPVHGTLATVGSDGRFSFWDKDARTKLKTSEQLDQPISACCFNHNGNIFAYASSYDWSKGHEFYNPQKKNYIFLRNAAEELKPRNKK; encoded by the exons ATGAGCCTGTTCGGAACAACGTCGGGTTTTGGAACTAGTGGGACCAGCATGTTCGGCAGCACGACCACAGATAACCACAACCCCATGAAG gataTTGAAGTGACGTCCTCTCCCGACGACAGCATTGGGTGCCTGTCCTTCAGCCCACCCACCTTGCCGGGGAACTTCCTCATCGCAGGCTCATGGGCTAACGAC GTTCGCTGCTGGGAAGTTCAGGACAGCGGGCAGACGATCCCGAAGGCCCAGCAGATGCACACGGGGCCTGTGCTCGCTGTCTGCTGGAGCGAT gaTGGGAGCAAAGTGTTTACAGCCTCATGTGATAAAACTGCCAAAATGTGGGACCTGAACAGTAATCAAGCGATTCAAATCGCGCAG CACGATGCTCCCGTAAAGACCATCCATTGGATCAAAGCGCCGAACTACAGCTGTGTGATGACCGGGAGCTGGGACAAGACCCTGAAG TTCTGGGACACACGGTCATCGAACCCCATGATGGTCCTGCAGCTGCCTGAGAGGTGCTACTGCGCCGACATG ATCTACCCGATGGCCGTGGTGGCAACTGCGGAGAGGGGCCTGATCGTCTACCAGCTGGAGAACCAGCCTTCCGAGTTCAGGAGGATAGAGTCCCCCCTGAAGCACCAG CACCGCTGTGTGGCTGTCTTCAAAGACAAGCAGAACAAGCCGACGGGCTTTGCCCTGGGGAGCATCGAGGGCAGAGTGGCCATCCACTACATCAACCCCCCAAACCC TGCCAAAGATAACTTCACCTTCAAATGTCACCGGTCGAACGGGACCAACACTTCAGCTCCTCAGGACATCTACGCG GTCAATGGGATCGCCTTCCATCCTGTTCACGGCACCCTGGCCACTGTGGGGTCTGATGGTCGATTCAGCTTCTGGGACAAAGACGCCAGAACAAAGCTGAAAACTTCGGAACAGCTGGACCAGCCCATCTCGGCTTGCTGCTTCAATCACAACGGGAACATATTTGCGTACGCTTCCAGCTACGACTGGTCCAAG GGCCATGAATTTTAtaatccccaaaagaaaaattacattttcctgCGAAATGCAGCTGAAGAGCTAAAACCCAGGAACAAGAAGTAG